Proteins co-encoded in one Pyxidicoccus xibeiensis genomic window:
- a CDS encoding asparagine synthase-related protein has product MSHVPGDASGPLATLPRYQARASEQRVDSVWRLAPEALEPEAVAAFLLHALAPEKSLFREVSRVPVPVPRILREAVGETFSEEALLTALSNTVGQHVATGALDVSLSGGVDSATLCALAARHAPGRIRAWTMDVHFADATERRNARTVARAAGVELVDVPVPDSRLPDMLEAAVLANETALINARAVASFIFYTEARALGASVMLSGAGADEVLLGNPQALVAARARVEEDRRLAREVLRPSAVDNLGTTREPWAPSPDEAGASEEVRHAAWVLRELVLPPELRGAKVHGLTLRTPYLDAAFAHVALALPESVLVRDGVGKWLFRHAVRSLVPDEVRLARKTPRYAQTALSSPVRERWLELYRAWLAPSRLEPLEVIDPGAALALLERYTRLSPDAPEAGGMDRLLMRLVSLAMLHRHCLYRTPCPES; this is encoded by the coding sequence GTGTCCCATGTCCCCGGCGATGCGAGCGGCCCGCTCGCCACCCTGCCCCGCTACCAGGCTCGCGCTTCGGAGCAGCGCGTGGACTCCGTGTGGAGGCTCGCGCCGGAGGCACTGGAGCCGGAGGCCGTCGCGGCGTTCCTGCTGCATGCGCTGGCTCCGGAGAAGAGCCTGTTCCGTGAGGTGAGCCGCGTGCCGGTGCCGGTGCCGCGCATCCTGCGTGAGGCAGTGGGGGAGACGTTCAGCGAGGAGGCGCTCCTCACCGCCCTGTCGAACACCGTGGGCCAGCACGTGGCCACAGGAGCACTGGACGTGAGCCTGAGCGGCGGCGTGGACAGCGCGACGCTGTGCGCCCTGGCCGCGCGCCACGCCCCGGGGCGGATTCGCGCCTGGACGATGGACGTCCACTTCGCGGATGCGACGGAGCGGCGCAACGCGAGGACGGTGGCGCGAGCCGCCGGGGTGGAGTTGGTGGACGTGCCCGTCCCCGATTCCCGGCTGCCAGACATGCTCGAAGCGGCGGTGCTGGCCAACGAGACGGCGCTCATCAACGCCCGCGCCGTGGCGAGCTTCATCTTCTACACGGAGGCCCGCGCACTCGGTGCGTCGGTGATGCTGAGCGGGGCCGGCGCGGACGAGGTGCTCCTCGGCAATCCGCAGGCCCTCGTGGCAGCGCGGGCCCGCGTGGAGGAGGACCGGAGGCTCGCCCGCGAGGTGCTGCGTCCCTCCGCTGTGGACAACTTGGGGACGACTCGCGAGCCCTGGGCGCCCTCCCCCGACGAGGCGGGCGCCTCCGAGGAGGTCCGCCACGCCGCCTGGGTGCTGCGCGAGCTGGTGCTTCCGCCAGAGCTCCGAGGCGCGAAAGTCCACGGCCTCACCCTGCGTACGCCCTATCTGGACGCAGCCTTCGCACACGTGGCGCTGGCGCTGCCCGAGTCCGTGCTCGTACGAGACGGTGTCGGCAAGTGGCTCTTCCGCCACGCCGTGCGCTCACTCGTCCCCGACGAGGTCCGCCTCGCGCGCAAGACGCCCCGCTATGCACAGACAGCCCTGTCCAGCCCCGTCCGGGAGCGCTGGCTGGAGCTGTACCGCGCCTGGCTCGCCCCCTCCCGGCTGGAGCCCCTGGAGGTCATCGACCCTGGCGCGGCGCTGGCGCTGCTGGAGCGCTACACACGCCTGTCTCCCGACGCGCCGGAGGCCGGTGGAATGGACCGGCTGTTGATGCGGCTCGTG